One Lytechinus variegatus isolate NC3 chromosome 14, Lvar_3.0, whole genome shotgun sequence genomic region harbors:
- the LOC121427678 gene encoding lisH domain-containing protein C1711.05-like produces the protein MANNEEHETEAMMVDDGDSGMGSTDESGSRRDSLSSMASANSSATSSNDSAVESMSDRRSSLSSNASSMSGMSDRSLSAWSGQSSDAGYPDSNSSSRRSSLSSVRSDDSTTTIRSDATATSMSSDQTRTSRFNLDDSKSTRDIDSTSGHTRVRTPYNHRSGTTNTTTTTPRSDPTIEIRVEDFCGKTHIVRVRPTDTVRDLKCKIKDKVRVAPSQQQLTFQGRPLTNDASTVTSCGLENSSTVHLLGRMLGGKDNMHRVGFV, from the exons ATGGCAAATAATGAAGAACACGAGACAGAGGCAATGATGGTGGATGATGGAGACAGTGGGATGGGATCTACCGACGAATCTGGTAGTCGTCGGGATTCTCTCTCTAGCATGGCGAGTGCGAATTCATCGGCGACTTCGAGCAACGACTCCGCAGTCGAATCCATGTCTGATCGGCGTAGCTCACTCAGCTCGAATGCGAGTTCGATGTCGGGCATGAGTGACAGATCCCTTTCTGCGTGGA GTGGTCAGAGCAGTGATGCAGGTTATCCGGACAGCAACTCATCAAGCCGGAGATCGTCGCTATCGAGCGTTCGAAGTGACGATAGTACAACCACGATTCGTAGCGATGCGACGGCGACATCGATGAGTTCGGATCAAACTCGGACCTCAAGATTTAATCTAGACGACTCGAAATCGACAAGAGATATCGATTCGACATCGG GTCATACACGTGTCCGCACCCCATACAACCACCGCTCCGGCACTACAAACACGACGACCACCACGCCCAGATCGGACCCGACTATCGAGATCAGGGTTGAGGACTTCTGCGGCAAGACGCACATCGTCAGGGTCAGGCCGACGGACACCGTCCGAGACCTCAAGTGTAAGATTAAAGATAAGGTGAGGGTAGCCCCTTCTCAGCAGCAGTTGACTTTCCAAGGGAGACCCCTCACGAATGACGCAAGCACCGTGACATCATGTGGACTCGAGAATTCGAGTACCGTGCACTTGCTGGGTCGAATGTTGGGCGGTAAAGATAACATGCATCGGGTTGGCTTCGTCTGA